The nucleotide window TGCATGTCTGATGAAGGATGAAATCAAATGTTGCTCACCTCTGTTTATTTCTATGATCTCCTCCTGAGCAAGTGGACAGTCTCCGGTGAGGCCACCCGAGCCAATGACCCCGCCCAACACATTACCCAGGATCCTCTGAGGCGAGGCGGTGGCCATAGCCAGGGCGTCAGGCTTGCAGTAGTTGGGCGAGCCGGGTTGCGGGGCTCGGGGGATgtgtttattcttcttcttgGGCAGCTTCTGTTTGGCCATGGCCAGGGAGTAGTACATGCCGAAGTTGTTGACAATGACGGGCACAGGCATGGCAATGGTGAGCACGCCGGCCAGGGCACACAGAGCGCCCACCAACATGCCGGACCAAGTTTCTGGGTACATATCACCGTAGCCCAGGGTCGTCATGGTGACCACGGCCCACCAGAACCCAATAGGGATGTTCTTGAAACTGGTGTGGTTGCTAGCCGTGGGGTCGTTGGGGCTGGCGCCGATGCGCTCGGCATAGTAGATCATGGTGGCAAAGATGAGCACTCCAAGGGCGAGGAAGATGATTAGCAGGAGAAACTCGTTGGTGCTGGCACGAAGCGTATGGCCAAGAACGCGCAGCCCGACAAAATGGCGCGTGAGCTTGAAGATCCTCAGGATGCGCACGAACCGGACGACGCGCAGAAAGCCCAGTACGTCCTTGGCCGCCTTGGACGAGAGGCCGCTCAGACCGACCTCCAGGTAGAACGGCAAGATGGCCACGAAGTCAATGATGTTCAGCGCGCTCTTGAAGAACTCGGCCTTGTCCGGGCAAAAGACGACGCGCGTGAACACCTCGATGGTGAACCAGATCACGCACACGCCCTCCACGTAGGTCAGCCAGCTGTCTGTCACCACCTCGTAGACGACCTCCTCGCGCGTCACATTGCCCACGGTCACGTTCTCCGTCCGGTTGTAGAGGGTGTTGAACGCCTCGTGCGTCTCCATGCAGAACGTCGAGATggagatgaggatgaagagcaGCGAGCCGAATGCCACGTACTTCGGAATAGAAAAAGGGAAAACGAAGAAAAGACGATAACGTTATTTCAGACAAAttgatggttttttttgttgttttttttttacaaacacgacttcaatttatttaacaaattctcaattctgattggtcaaacaATTCtcaaactgcaaaaaataatcCTTCCTATCAGAGGAAAtattggaaatattccaagttggaaacttacgaGGAATTTATGGTACttaattagaaatttggggaaatatatataaactgtatcatatacaaacaaacattttgtttggtcataacctgacatgcatgcaaaagaATACAGATttgaaaaatgacatttttgatttcaatttaattattaGTATAATTTTTCTTGCATTCCTGCTCATTTGCATATAAAAGTCCCCTGGAATCGTAACGCGATACACTCCAGGGTCTTGCTGGAACTTTCAGCACAAGCCTTTCTTCCATTTGCGAAATTGGTGGACTGGGTGTCTGGAATTAAATGTGCAGGCGCTTCAAGGTTGTTTATTTCCAGAGCGCTTTAAAGGGGCGTAATAAATCAAAAGCGAGTCGTTCCGCAGTGCCGCTGAAGCACTTCCACAGATATCCATATAAAGCCTCATTCGaggtgaacatcccattccgaactgagtccccatttgttgtCGATTCTTCTGGGAAAACGTTTCACTAGATTCCGTGGAGATTCATTACACcacagtaaagtcaggtactgatggtaggtgaggaggtgaggaggcctggggtacattcatcctaaaggtgttggAGCTTTGAGGTTAGGATGCAGGAAATCTTCCAACCTGATGCAAAgtatatcttcaaggagctcgctttgtgcacaaatgCCATGCAGGAACAGTCTCCTAGATCAAAGATAACTGTGAGCCTGATTTTTCCATGCTAACCATTTGGAAAAGAAGCACAACTGGGTGgaaaaagtcgggtgtcccaatatttttggcaGAACAGGGTACAATGTTTTTGAAGGTTTATCAATtattcaacaccttctgaccaatcagaagccaGAATTTCAATTCGAACGTCTGGATCTAAAAACCGCTGAATCGGGTCTAAATGTGTAAACACCGTCTCTACATGTGACGTTTCCTGAACATCATTCCATCCTTTCATCCTTCTTTTGATCACAAACGCGGGACAAGCAGGAGACGGAGGACGGAACAATGGATCTGGACTGCGCCATTTCCGTTTACACGCATGACGAGAAGAAAAAGCGGCGGAGTTTTACTCACTAAGTActgacagagtgagagaaagacagagagagagagagctagagagagagagagagatagagagagagagagagagagagcgagagcgagagagagagagagggatgtgaTGTAATTGAGGCATGGAGAGTGGAATGATGGATAAAAACTCTCTGCAGAGGAAAAAAGCCCTGTGctgcatctacacacacacagaggtttaTAAAAggactcaaatacacacacgtacacgtgcacgtacgcacacacacacacacacacacacacacacgtttttaaaGACTTGGATATCGACCCACACACAttcagataaacacacacatacacatgtttaaaaagatttagacacagacccacacacacacacacaggtttataaagactcagacacacacacacacacacacacacacacacacacacacacacacacacacacacacacacacacaaagccactCATGTGTACAAGTAGCTAAGTGACTTCCCCCATTAAGCCCTACCCATTATCCTTaaattctgtctctctttcctccgtctctctccatcttcagcCTGACCTACTTACAATCTCATGCAGCTGTTATTCCCTTTACCCCTCTCACGTCTACTGCTCTTCTaatcctgctatcactctttcttctttctctctctcttttttggtTCCTTCACTCTTCCGCTCcgtctctctcgctttcttttgCTCCAGCTCTCACTTTTGCTCCATCTATTATTCTTTCTCATCTTTTgctccttctttctcttccccatctctttctctcctccctcttcCTTTtgctccttctttctctccctaTTGCTCCTTCTCTTTtgctccatctctctctctccctttgctccttctctccttcgcttcatctctctctcttccttttgcTCCTTCTGTTAATTTTGCTCTCTTTCGGCTCTTTTCTCCTtcgctctctctatctcttccttttgctccttctctctctcttaagtcattttctctgtctcactccccagttctctctctttatctctccttctcttctctgaAATGGCTCCATATTGTCTGGTAAAGCGCTGGTACCAGAAAGCCTGTgtgtgctttatatatatatatatatttgtgtgtgtgtgtgtgtgtgtgtgtgtgtgtgtgtgtgtgtgtgtgtgtgtgtgagagagagagagagaaagagagagagagagagagagagaatcataCACACTGTTGTAACGTTCAGACTTTCAGACAGAAGCCCCTCTCGGCTTACGTGCATGCGGCCGTCGACATTCGGCACTGCAATGTTACTTAGCCGGTAATTCGCATTAaactggaagtgtgtgtgtgtgtgtgtgtgtgtgtgtgagattagaCTGGAAGTAAGGAAGGATTATCGATCGGGATATGGAGTCATTCTTCAATTGACTTTTCTTCAAGCCTTTCAGAAGTTCTTTAACTTCTTTTCATGCCGAAGAAACCGAATCCGCCGGTTCTAATGCGCTACATCCGGAGCAGCGATAGCGCTAACGCCCGCCTCGTTACTCAGAAAAATATCACTACGTGACATCATGTCTCCATCGCTAAGATCATGTTTTACTTCCGATCTAACGCACGTGTGGTCACGTGACCCCGAGATCCCGAGCAGAAATGGGGGCCATGGAAGCAGCCATGTTTAATTACTCAGCTGCGAAGCAAAACTCTAAAAGTCCAGTCCAGTTTCTGGACACAAAAGTACGAACCACGACCAGGAAGACAACCCGGAACTACACTGAGACATGGAGAAGAACCTCGGTAGAGCAGACATCAATCCACCCAGGTGAGTCCCTGATTACATCAGCGGGTGCGCGATGGAAAGGGAGGTGATTCTGACAACGAGAACGAATCGCCGACTCAAATCACGTCAGAGATCGTCATCTGAAAAATGGCATTACGGCGGACCTAAAACAAGAAAGCTCCAGATTTGTACATACAACCTTCTGCGGCTGGTGGAAATTCTTTTGCAGAACACAtctggctttatttttttttaaatattgagggccttactcaagggcccagcagggggCAGCTTGGCAGcaatggaactggaactggaactAGCACTAAACTACCACTTGCACAAAAAGAACAGGGATTAGAACCCCTGATATCATAGATTAACACAATAAAAGACAGCAGAACCTTGATTGGACATCCTGACCCTCTGGTACAACTAACAATCCCACCAGAACCTATCAAGTACTTTTCCAGGAGCGATTCTGGCCTTGTTTGGGGGGGGCAGGGTACATAAACCAGTGTTTAATAGATGCATTAAATGTCATCGATTTCAAAGCAAGCACCTGTCCCACAGTACCACAAGGGAATCTAATTACCGTGTACCAGTCCTATGAAAAACTGATTTGATCAATCAATAAGACCATAACAAGCTTTTTTCCAGGCATCCCTAAAGGATTTAACGTGGCAACCCGCCACTTCACTCTGCAGATCGCTTCCACACCCGATCCAGGATTTGTAGTTCGGTCAAAGTGATCCCCAAAACCCCTACAGCACTTCATATTGGGCATGTTTGGATCAATTTAGGATCAACTTTCTCAGGGTTCGACCGGAAGCAAGTTGAGACCACTTCACTCAAATGCTCATTGGTCAGCTCCACTACAGGAACTTTTCCGGGAGTCAAGATTggatttgtcacaaacatataGAATACAACTTGCATGAAATGTACCCCCCCTCCCCAGAAAGTCCCAGGAATGCTTTGGGTTTCTAGACCAGAGTTCCAGGAATTTTTTTACAGACTTGACCAGACACCTGACCAAGAATTGGTAGGTTAGCAAAAGTAAGATCCCAAACCTTTCAACAGGAAACAAGTCGAGACCACCTCGCTCAAACGCTCATGGACCAGGTGCTTTGTTGCGCAAAAATTTTCCCCCACATCATAGTCATTCAGGAGGCGATTCAAGGGGCAGGTATAATAGAGGTGCATCCACCACAGGAACTTTTCTAGGAACTTATACATGTATCCCCCCCTCCCAGAAAGTCCCAGGGATTCAGCCAGGACTGATTCTAGCCTCATTTGAAGGGACAGGGTTCATTTGACGTTTGATAATAACCAAGCAGATCGCTTTCACACCTGACCCAGGATTGGTCAAAATGAGCCCCAAACCTACAGTACCACATTTCAGGGGTTACACCATCCTTCAAGGTAGGTCAGGACCAGAAGCTACCAGGGTTAGATTTGCTTCCCTGTAGCAACGGTAAATTTTCAGTTAGTCCATTTTTAGCAGTCCACGGTTGCTCGGCATCCACAGTACGGTTTGAAAAACTTCCTTGCATCCGAACTTCTCTTCAGCGCCGATGGTGGAGAGCAAAAGATTATTCAATAAACACAGCAAGTAATTGAATAAAGACGCCCGGGCTGGGTTCCGCAGGTGCAAGGTTTCCAGGCTTTTAACTTGAGTTGCTTTCTGGCTCATGGCCAACGTTCAGAGACTTGAGGAAGCGAATCGATTTCTTGCGCTGCCCTCTTCCTGTCATGGTTACCGCTGAAATTAAAATGGTGTAACTCTATGGCTGGATGTCACCTGATACTGTTAGGCGGCTCAATACACACacgtgtggttttttttttatctaccgTTTGATACCTCGCAAACAAGGACCAACATCCTGACGAAGATGTTTAACATAAGCAACATGTATGGAATATTCTTAAATAGTtgtatagtgtttgtgtgtgtgtgtgtgtgtgtgtgtgtgtgtgtgtgtgtaagttgtaAAGCCTCCAGAGAGAGCAAAAGCCACAAAAGTAAACCAGGTCAGCACCAAGATGGCTTGACGAGGCTGGGGGCAGAAAGGAAGTTGCCCCGATGCCAGAGCACCCACGACGCACCACATGTACAGTTTGGCATCAGCAGATCAGCACCACGGACAGAGGAAGAATTTGCTGAGTCacgaaatacaaaaaaaatcctcaggCTGCACTTGAGGACCAACAGAGTGTGAACAAAGACATGCAGCAAAATGTGCCTTCAGGGATGATCTGCATGACGTGTGCTTCTTCACACGTGTGCTCCTGAACGTTCTACAAAGTTATAAAGActagcaaaaaaataatcataataaatctGCCAAAGGTGACTGCAGACCCTGATACTGAATCTACTGTCCTGCTTTCTGTACTGATTCTAtagtgaaagaaagaaggaagaaaaaaaattaataaacaaagaaagatgGAATTGATGGAAATCAAGAAAGCAAGGAAACTGGAGAAACCAACCATTATTCCTAAAAGAATGATGGAAAGGATGGAATGAAATAAAGGAAGAAAGGGTGAAAGGAGGGAAGGGAGCAGGAAGATGTAAAAACAGGGGAAAAACATGGAGggattgaaaaaagaaagaaagaaagaaagaaagaaagaaagaaagaaagaaagaaagaaagaaagaaagagaaaactaTAAGAaactgagaaaagaaagaagaaaaaaatgaaaagggtgaaagagagaaaaaaaaaattaagccaGAACGTGCGGATGGAAgaagaatggggaaaaaagggaagaaaggcagaaagtcagGAAAGGAGGaataaaagaaaggaggaaaacgTGAGGGGTGAAGGAATGGAATGAAATGACAGAAAGATGAGAaggatgcaaagaaaaaaaacacctctcTCCCCCTTTCTTTCCTCCGTCACTCACTTTCTGTTTGGTTTCATcacacagcgtgtgtgtgtgtgtgtgtgtgtgtgtgtgtgtgtgtgtgtgtgtgtgtcattggcTCGGGAAACCTGGCGTCGCCGTCGCCATGGAAACGCTGATGAAGCTGCACTGCAGtgtacattaaaacacacatgaGGGCGTGCACCGACTCAACACACGTGTTTATgctggtcacacacacacacacacacacacacacacacacacacacactgaggaagAAAGGAGAGGGAAAAAGTGAGGGAAGAATGGAGTAAAGACGgtaagaagagagaaagaaggaataaGATGAAAAATATAaggaagaaacagagagagaagagaaaggaatgaaggatggatggatgaaaagcATAGTCAgatggaaaaagaaacaaaaggaaaagaaaaggggaaaaaggaaagacagaaaaagaaatgatggaTGGGGAAAAAGTGGGTaaaatggaagaaagaaaaaatgaagtgaGGAAGGAGGtaaaagaggaaagaaggaggaaggatgaataaatggaaggtgggatgaaagaaagaaggtaaagaaaagaagagaatagaaggaagagaaaaggaagaaaggatggATCAAAGCAAGGTTGGATGGAAGAGAGAAGGACAAGagcagagaagaagagaaaagagaaaggaaagaaatgaaaaaagagaagagaaggaaatgaaagagagaaaataaaggaaggaaggattcCGGCGGATACGTGACGAGGGTCAGAGACGAGTGTGGAAGACGAGTGAGGGAGACGTGTTCCTCCTCCATCTCTACCTCATCCACAATCCCACCAATCAACAGGGTGATGACAGAAGATGACTGACACGTGACGTCGACCAATCACAGAGCGGCAGGAATCCGGCTACACCTGAGAGAGGGGGCGGGACCCAATCGCCTGATGGAACACAGGACACTGCGGGAAAACTGAAGGACACGAGTGGGACtggtgtgcgcgtgtgtgtgaggagtgtgtgtgtgtgtgtgtgtgtgtgtgtgtgtgtgtctttagcTCCAAAAGATACCCAATGTCCTGAAGTGAAAGGACACATTCAGATATGATCACAATCTCTCGttctttctgtccttttttttagtcccttctgttttttattttcctttcattctttcgAGTTACCCTTATTCTTGTCtgtccatccttccttccttccttctttattcctactgtcctttttttgtgtccttccttctttcctttgacattcaggtgtgtgtgtgtgtgtgtgtgtgtgtgtgtgtgtgtgtgtgtgtgtgtgctggtcaATCAATCCGAAGAAATCTcaaaaactttacatttattaccAACTGCAGTCTTCAAAACCATCATACGCTACAAGGAAACAAGTTCTCAAGAGGACTGTTCCAGGAAAGAAAGactaagagctacctctgctgcagaggagaAGTTTAGTAGAATTGCCAGGCCGAGAAACCACCAATTTACATGAATACTTCTGAGTTCAAGTgacagacatatttcaacatccactgttcaaaGGAGACCACGTGAGGCCTTCATGATCAAAACTTTAAAAGAACAACGAGCAGATGAGACTTGCTTGGGCCAAGGAACATGAGGAACGGACATGAAATCgatgaaaaaactttttttttccatccaaaGAGTAAAAGATGGTAAATGGATGGTTCCTGAATATGTGGTTTTCACTGGAAAGCATTGGAGGAGGAGGTCTGATGTTCTGGAGGTGCTTTACTGCCAACACTCGTGTGGTTTTGTACTTTGCGGGACCATCATTTGTTCTCCAACAAAACAATGACCTCAAACATcggatgacctggcctccacaatcaccccaTCTAAATCCAGCTGGGATGGTTTAGGATTAGGTGGACTTGAGAATGagggaaaagcagccaacaagaacttaacacctctgggaactcctgaagtttaaagaacaaaaattctatagaaatgaaacgtgGATATATTTAGAGTCAATTTACtgaaataactcaacatacagtcattattgtcaaaataactggcaacaaaagtgagtacaccctcagtgaacatgtcaaaactgtatcTCACTggcttaatcctcctgggtatgggattcaccagagctgcacaggttgttgctgggtaCCTCTTTAACTCCTCCACATCCattgacatcacggagctgctggatattTGGCACATGGAGATTCTACACCTTCTTCTCGAGGATCccccacaggtgcttaatagggttcaggtttggagacatacttggccacttcatcaccttcagcttcctcatcttggcggtgtgtctGGGGTCGTTGATCTGTTCGAAAACCGGCGTTCGGtccagtttctgaagagaggcaccatgttctgcttcagaatgtcacgttggaatccatgtttcccctcaatgaaccgcagctccccggcaccagcagcactcatgcagccccggaccatgatgataccaccaccaccaccaccaccaccatgcttgactgtaggcaagacacaatatTTCTTGTTTCTGCTCACCAGGGCgtctccacacatgctggacaccgtCTGCGCCGAACAAGTTTAccttccagtaattcatgctcttggacttGGTCTTCAGCAAACCGTTTGTGggtttccttctgggacgacggcctgcAAAGCGACTTTCCGACCTCCCGCTTCAGCACCTGACGCAGAGTAAAGTGACGTCAAGCAAAAGGTGACTGAAGAATCGGAAACAATAAAACGTGTTTTTAACGATACACATATTTGTACCTTATCAATCTTTTTAAACGTGCGGAGTTAAAATCCGAGTTTCCTGAGGAaggtattaagtggcggaccgcaagtttgtttagtttttagtagttttctttttttttttcttcaatgatTGTTATTCTTTTAAAACTTGTAAACAACAATTCCAGGGGTATAAAAGAGAAACTAGCGTTGGCGCAGTCTCACCGTACCGGACCGGATATACGATTTGTAGCGCgcaaacgctaaagaatccgctagcgttagccgctaacaaGGAAGTAGCGGTTTAACATCTTTAGCGTTTTTCATTTGTGCAGATGGAAAAAAGTGCATTCGTTTGATTGattcgattttattttttatgaaatatttgatGTTGTTTTACCAGGCggccatttttatttctaatcgTTATgggtactgttttatttttactgtgtgtgtgtgtgtgtgtgtgtgtgtgtgtgtgtgtgtcttcagaGGACCTGATTAATGTCACAGCTTTGTATGAAGCTAAACTGCTGTCACCACCTGGATGTTGATTCTTCACCTCCGGTCGtccaacagacacacacacacacacacacacacacacacacacacacacacacactcgctcatcCTTTGCGTTTCTGAATAACGCTCATCGGTCTGACCTTGGCGTCTCTCACAGCAAACACACTTTACTTCGTCTTGACGGCAGTGTGTTACAGTCGGATCGGCTCTGCAGCAGAGTGTCGGCCGCTCCTcatgaatctgtgtgtgtgtgtgtgtgtgtgtgtgtgtgtgtgtgtgtgtctgttctgtATTCTCTCCAGATCACTGCAGTGTTGCTATGTGCATTTTGTCCTTGCGACACGCCCCCCTGTTCATTTGCTCTGTCTTTGGCAGGCGCAAACgcgcacttacacacacacacacacacacacacacacacacacacacacacacacacacacacacacactatacttaACAACCTGTCAgcatctttgtgttttttgttcctcctttttttgccacagaaaagtttcacacacacacacacacacacacacacacacacacacacaaataaaacaggaaaagcCCTTTagctaactgtgtgtgtgtgtgtgtgtgtgtgtgtgtgtgtgtgtgtgtgtgtcaaattgATGAATTCAGCATTCATCTTCCCTGCATGGACTTCACTGCTGCCAGATTCAACAAGCAGatggtctctcacacacacacacacacacacacacacacacacacacacacacacacacagcccttcCTAAAAATGAGTTGAAACACAACTTTATTTTACTGTGGTTTTGATTTTAATAactgcacctgtgtgtgtgtgtgtgtgtgtgtgtgtgtgtgtgtgtgtgtgttataactAAACCGGCTCTGACATCGTTCAACCACAGTGTGTACACGGATGTCTGAACCTTTACGTCTCCACATGTGGATGCCCTCGTTCTGTCCttggaccacacacacactcacacacacacacacacacacacacacacacacacacacacacgctttctTCATCTTATACCATAGCAATatggtaataaaaaaagcatgaagGTACAGTTTTTATCCGTTTGTAGTTACACTCCTGGGGATCGTCCAGGACATGAAGACATGGTCAGTCTTGGCTCCACGTTTCTGATGTGGACACGGAGAGACATGGACGACTGGAGTCCCGTCTTCACGAAGAACTGATTGAGGGACGCTCAAGTAtgcatctctgtctgtctctctgtctatgtGTGTCTTGctatatgtctctctctgtctgtatgtctctctctttgtccatgtgtgtctctctccctgcatgtctgcctctctctccttctttgaGTATGTCTCTCTTTGTACGTGTCTCTATCCTGTTCTGGTTTTCAGTAAAACTATACTAATCAGTACACcctctgaatgtgtgtgtgtgtgtgtgtgtgtgtgtgtgtgtgtgtgtgtgtgtgtgtgtgagacagaaagagctcATCAGGATTAGACAGACAGCAGGCGTTATGTCGCCCTCGAGATGTTGCTCAGCAGTATATGATCTCATCGCTACAGGAAGTATCAATCACTTCAGAGATGAAATTACCCAGCAGCCCCTCCTTCCTCAGGTCTCAGGTGAGATTCCCAACggagccaacacacacacacacacacacacacacacacacacacacacctgtgtcaGGGAAACCTAAAACACAAGTAGCCTGATGTccaaaatctgtgtgtgtgtgtgtgtgtgtgtgtgtgtgtgtgtgtgtgtgtgtgtgtgtgtgtgtgtgtatatgtgtgtatgtgtgtgtgtgtgtgtgtgtgtgtgtgtagagaatgcAGTCATACCTCTGTATGGAATGcatactgacactggagactccttccaagtgcgctctctctttctctctctctcaatgtctatctgtctgtctctctctctctctctctctctctctctctctctctctgtcaatcattctgtctgcctctctctcgcctctcgctctctctctctctctctctctctctgtcattcattctgtctgcctctctctcgctctctctctctctctctctctctctctgtatgcatgtctctctctctccctctatttaTCTGTATCAgcctctttctcgctctctgtatgtccatctctctcttttttctgccTCTTTCTGTATgtacgtctctctctctctctctctctctctctctctctctctctctctctctctttcttcctatatgtatctgtctttgtctccctctgtctatctctttttCTACACTTCTTTCGATCGCtctttctgtatgtctgtctcatttgtctctctatctttctctgcttctgtacactgtactgtctctgtctcgctctctcgtTCCTGTCTCGCGCTGTCTCTTTCTgtacgtctctctctctctctttcaacaGTGACCTCACAGGATGGCGTCATAAAGGACAGtgctcgctctctcgctctctctctttctccatacAAGCTGCAGCTGCAGAGCTAAACGCTCGAAATGCGCAACGATTGGCCACGCCCCCCTCCAACACATGCTGCGCTCTGATAGGCCGAGTCCCTGAAGACAGTAAATAGATTGATTGGCTATGGCTTTGAAGAGAACAGGCATGCTGCGTTCTGACCACATACCTTTCTGAGCGGAACGGACAGGCTGTGACGCGATTGGCCGTGactgcgcacgtgtgtgtgtgtgtgtgtgtgtgtgtgtttgtgtgtgtgtgtgtttgttcaacGCGTGTGTCTGAGGCCTCGAGGCTAAAAACTGGCCCAAAAATAATCTCAGCAGGTTGAGCAGAATTAGAGCTGAACTGCAATCTGGATTAGAAACCAGGACtctgaagacacacacacacacacacacacacacacacacacaccataactaCATGATGCAAATCGCAAGACGTACCACATGAATTAACCACACTATTACTGCTACACATAATAGATGCAACACGGCTGCACTCAATGCAGTACTCGGCCCTCCAAGGTCGAATTCAAGGTCGTTTTTGTAAACACGGTGCATTTCCTGTGGTGTCAAAGAACCGCATCGTTCTTCTCCCTACAACGCATTTCTAACGCTAGCTTCA belongs to Silurus meridionalis isolate SWU-2019-XX chromosome 4, ASM1480568v1, whole genome shotgun sequence and includes:
- the kcnc3b gene encoding potassium voltage-gated channel subfamily C member 3b isoform X2; translation: MLSSVCVSSFRGRKAGNQSSNKACGSADMPCPADSERIVINCGGVRHETYRSTLRTLPGTRLAWLTEPDAPSNFDYDAAADEFFFDRHPAVFAFVLNYYRTGKLHCPGDVCGPLFEEELAFWGIDETDVEACCWMNYRQHRDAEEALDSFETPEPDPPDDDAVAALAGGADGDLRRLCLHEDGRKVGWWRVWQPRIWALFEDPYSSKYARYVAFGSLLFILISISTFCMETHEAFNTLYNRTENVTVGNVTREEVVYEVVTDSWLTYVEGVCVIWFTIEVFTRVVFCPDKAEFFKSALNIIDFVAILPFYLEVGLSGLSSKAAKDVLGFLRVVRFVRILRIFKLTRHFVGLRVLGHTLRASTNEFLLLIIFLALGVLIFATMIYYAERIGASPNDPTASNHTSFKNIPIGFWWAVVTMTTLGYGDMYPETWSGMLVGALCALAGVLTIAMPVPVIVNNFGMYYSLAMAKQKLPKKKNKHIPRAPQPGSPNYCKPDALAMATASPQRILGNVLGGVIGSGGLTGDCPLAQEEIIEINRDSKQNGDAASAALANEDCPTIDQVLSPDERSPLGRTRERYQQDRACFLLNTRDFRPAESNVRKATGYEKSRSLNNISGMAGSSLRLTPITGAPFDPYEAPGPLRRCRSPIPSIL
- the kcnc3b gene encoding potassium voltage-gated channel subfamily C member 3b isoform X3, translated to MLSSVCVSSFRGRKAGNQSSNKACGSADMPCPADSERIVINCGGVRHETYRSTLRTLPGTRLAWLTEPDAPSNFDYDAAADEFFFDRHPAVFAFVLNYYRTGKLHCPGDVCGPLFEEELAFWGIDETDVEACCWMNYRQHRDAEEALDSFETPEPDPPDDDAVAALAGGADGDLRRLCLHEDGRKVGWWRVWQPRIWALFEDPYSSKYARYVAFGSLLFILISISTFCMETHEAFNTLYNRTENVTVGNVTREEVVYEVVTDSWLTYVEGVCVIWFTIEVFTRVVFCPDKAEFFKSALNIIDFVAILPFYLEVGLSGLSSKAAKDVLGFLRVVRFVRILRIFKLTRHFVGLRVLGHTLRASTNEFLLLIIFLALGVLIFATMIYYAERIGASPNDPTASNHTSFKNIPIGFWWAVVTMTTLGYGDMYPETWSGMLVGALCALAGVLTIAMPVPVIVNNFGMYYSLAMAKQKLPKKKNKHIPRAPQPGSPNYCKPDALAMATASPQRILGNVLGGVIGSGGLTGDCPLAQEEIIEINRDSKQNGDAASAALANEDCPTIDQVLSPDERSPLGRTRERYQQDRACFLLNTRDFRPAESNVRKGRQCSASIS
- the kcnc3b gene encoding potassium voltage-gated channel subfamily C member 3b isoform X6 yields the protein MLSSVCVSSFRGRKAGNQSSNKACGSADMPCPADSERIVINCGGVRHETYRSTLRTLPGTRLAWLTEPDAPSNFDYDAAADEFFFDRHPAVFAFVLNYYRTGKLHCPGDVCGPLFEEELAFWGIDETDVEACCWMNYRQHRDAEEALDSFETPEPDPPDDDAVAALAGGADGDLRRLCLHEDGRKVGWWRVWQPRIWALFEDPYSSKYARYVAFGSLLFILISISTFCMETHEAFNTLYNRTENVTVGNVTREEVVYEVVTDSWLTYVEGVCVIWFTIEVFTRVVFCPDKAEFFKSALNIIDFVAILPFYLEVGLSGLSSKAAKDVLGFLRVVRFVRILRIFKLTRHFVGLRVLGHTLRASTNEFLLLIIFLALGVLIFATMIYYAERIGASPNDPTASNHTSFKNIPIGFWWAVVTMTTLGYGDMYPETWSGMLVGALCALAGVLTIAMPVPVIVNNFGMYYSLAMAKQKLPKKKNKHIPRAPQPGSPNYCKPDALAMATASPQRILGNVLGGVIGSGGLTGDCPLAQEEIIEINRVCLFLFLPFFSSFSLLIPY